One Plasmodium vinckei vinckei genome assembly, chromosome: PVVCY_09 genomic region harbors:
- a CDS encoding CCAAT-box DNA binding protein subunit B, putative translates to MVNSMSSDKSENIDKTDMDNNANDRALNYGNTTNTNVNNNEDIDDICENVLINDKTNVETNNSVASNNDIRIKNVSTCVNENDQHDESDYINCDNDGLENKDMQVIANNENNSLEFDDVVIKNVECLNNFNNEGVEKSNNLEGNLIQENVIHSTASSSGSNKSWERKETGGMENIYSDIVDNLDKDELNYKEINSIKMDSSDFNKREQHDEKDGSISPMKGNNNSDKNYDLNNDSHECNMEIWNKSNCEGSEEIINYENVKNLEMNELDKDVDNCDEKKEKDISENCYNNESSNNDGNNLNSVCTNGIDNFDLNNASIETDMDKVKETEEEKNKLNNNENIIFTKNNSNDKDDNVLDVFKENKNNIEQNNDIASENNLETDTNLNECNEVDKKENDENDINNVNNNTNEKEERAIKNDENGCEKSNMENDNNEDINKKRKHISSYDESRKDRKLSDQKEYEEVKNGHINKYADGIGSNTINVVPCESNNMNIPKYVNTIGEIIYRNNTNIDSKNNSNSSAINLKIENDEAIRGNSTNAAYFSGIQIRNGEQNYNYNNFILQQNNKEEKNGENNLEILKEYDEKSRDNDDEYEDEQNENMSDNNYSDDEKINLDNCNMNDKKKNKNDSETLLPIANISRIMKRILPAKAKVAKESKDIIREYVTEFIQFLTSEASDRCLNEKRKTINGEDILFSMEKLGFNDYVEPLSEYLNKWKQMKGLSSSNRYYDKKFDISRNSQDQNMLINYNKNIFNNMSNDNYYAKENYGYNEGNCTANNFYRSEKNEFCNNNFSNTYFNNNGKNNINRI, encoded by the exons atggTGAATAGTATGAGCAGTGATAAATCTGAGAATATTGATAAAACAGATATGGATAATAATGCAAATGATAGAGCATTAAATTATGGCAATACAACAAATACCAacgtaaataataatgaagataTTGATGATATATGTGAAAATGTACTTATTAATGACAAAACAAATGTTGAAACAAACAATTCCGTTGCTTccaataatgatataaggataaaaaatgtatcaaCATGtgtaaatgaaaatgatcaACATGATGAATctgattatataaattgtgATAATGATGgtttagaaaataaagatatgcAAGTTATtgcaaataatgaaaataatagtttAGAGTTTGATGAtgtagtaataaaaaatgtagaatgtttaaataattttaataatgagGGTGTAGAGAAATCAAACAATTTGGAGGGTAACCTCATACAAGAGAATGTTATCCATAGTACCGCTAGTAGTAGTGGTAGTAATAAATCTTGGGAGAGGAAAGAGACAGGAGGaatggaaaatatttatagtgATATAGTTGATAATTTAGATAAAGATGAACttaattataaagaaataaattccataaaaatggatagttccgattttaataaaagagAGCAACATGATGAAAAAGATGGGAGTATATCCCCAATGAAAGGAAATAACAATTctgataaaaattatgatttaaataatgatagcCATGAATGTAATATGGAGATATGGAATAAGAGCAACTGTGAAGGCAGTgaagaaattataaattatgaaaatgtaaaaaatttagaGATGAATGAATTAGATAAAGATGTAGACAATtgtgatgaaaaaaaagaaaaagatatttcagaaaattgttataataatgaaagtagtaataatgatggaaataatttgaatagTGTATGCACTAATGGTATCgataattttgatttaaataatgcaaGTATAGAAACAGATATGGATAAAGTAAAAGAGACGGAAgaggaaaaaaacaaacttaataataatgagaatataatatttactaaaaataattcaaatgatAAGGATGATAATGTGTTAGACGTATTTAAAGagaacaaaaataatattgaacaaaataatgatatagcTAGTGAGAATAATTTAGAGACTGATACAAACTTAAATGAATGTAATGAAGTagataaaaaggaaaacgACGAAAACGATATTAACaatgttaataataatacaaatgaaAAGGAAGAGAGagcaataaaaaatgatgagaATGGGTGtgaaaaatcaaatatggaaaatgataataatgaagatataaataaaaaaagaaaacataTTTCATCATATGATGAGTCAAGAAAGGATAGGAAATTAAGTGATCAGAAAGAATATGAAGAAGTTAAGAATggacatataaataaatatgcgGATGGTATTGGTAGTAATACCATTAATGTAGTACCCTGCGaaagtaataatatgaatataccaaaatatgtaaacaCCATAGgagaaataatttataggaataatacaaatatagatagtaaaaataattctaaTAGTAGTgcaataaatttaaaaatcgAAAATGATGAAGCAATCAGGGGTAATAGTACAAATGCTGCTTATTTTTCAGGCATACAAATTAGAAATGGAGAGCAAAATtacaattataataatttcattttacaacaaaataataaagaagaaaaaaatggtgaaaataatttagaaattttgaaagaatatgatgaaaaaagtaGAGATAATGATGATGAATATGAAGATGAACAAAACGAAAATATGTctgataataattatagtgatgatgaaaaaataaatttagatAATTGTAACAtgaatgataaaaaaaaaaataaaaatgatagtgAAACATTATTACCTATAGCTAATATTAGTAGAATTATGAAACGAATACTTCCAGCAAAGGCAAAAGTTGCAAAAGAAAGTAAAGACATAATACGGGAATATGTTACAGAATTTATTCAATTTTTAACTAGCGAG GCAAGCGATAGGTGTCTAAATGAAAAACGAAAAACCATTAATGGGgaagatatattattttctatggAAAAATTAG GATTTAATGACTACGTTGAACCACTGTCAGAGTATCTAAACAAGTGGAAACAG ATGAAGGGATTGAGTAGTTCGAATAGATATTATGATAAGAAGTTTGATATATCACGAAATTCTCAAGACcaaaatatgttaataaattataataaaaatatttttaataacatgagtaatgataattattatgCCAAAGAGAATTATGGTTACAATGAAGGCAATTGTACTGCTAACAACTTTTATAgaagtgaaaaaaatgagttttgtaataataattttagtaatacttattttaataataatgggaaaaataatataaacagGATTTAG